One genomic segment of Nocardioides cavernaquae includes these proteins:
- a CDS encoding NAD(P)/FAD-dependent oxidoreductase, whose amino-acid sequence MTDSGKRHQVVVIGSGFGGLFATKGLKRSDVDVTMVAKTTHHLFQPLLYQVATGILAPGEIAPATRDVLSSQKNARVILGEVSEIDLANKTVTSNIQRRQTVTPYDSLIVAAGAGQSYFGNDHFAEFAPGMKSIDDALELRGRIFGAFELAELAETEEEIERFLTFVVIGAGPTGVEMAGQIAELAHRTLRHDFRRIDTRKARVILLDAAPQVLPPFGAKLGAVTKKSLEKRGVEVILGGMVTDLNERGLTVQFKDAPTQEILSACKVWAAGVQANPLTKTLAEQTGAPLDRAGRIGVNPDLTLPGHPEVFVVGDMISLDNLPGVAQVALQGGKYAAKAIDHSLAGKPALPPFKYFDKGSMATISRFSAVVKIGKFTLSGVIAWFMWLAVHLAYMTGYRNRVYALGHWLTSFLGRGRSERVTTEQQIFARRAIKRLEGGTAAVASSPDDWNQVRASLEEQALLEAELTDKGKRGVHQDAR is encoded by the coding sequence ATGACAGACAGCGGCAAGCGCCACCAGGTAGTGGTCATCGGATCGGGTTTCGGTGGCCTGTTCGCCACCAAGGGACTCAAGCGGTCCGATGTTGATGTGACGATGGTCGCCAAGACCACGCACCACCTTTTCCAGCCGCTGCTCTACCAGGTGGCGACGGGCATCCTGGCTCCTGGCGAGATCGCGCCCGCGACGCGCGACGTGCTGTCGAGCCAGAAGAACGCCCGCGTGATCCTCGGTGAGGTCTCGGAGATCGACCTGGCCAACAAGACGGTCACCTCCAACATCCAGCGCCGGCAGACCGTCACGCCGTACGACTCCCTGATCGTCGCCGCAGGCGCCGGGCAGTCGTACTTCGGCAACGACCACTTCGCCGAGTTCGCGCCGGGCATGAAGAGCATCGATGACGCTCTCGAGCTCCGTGGTCGCATCTTCGGTGCCTTCGAGCTGGCCGAGCTGGCCGAGACGGAGGAGGAGATCGAGCGTTTCCTGACCTTCGTCGTCATCGGTGCCGGCCCGACCGGTGTCGAGATGGCAGGCCAGATCGCCGAGCTCGCCCACCGCACGCTGCGTCACGACTTCCGTCGCATCGACACCCGCAAGGCGCGCGTGATCCTCCTCGACGCCGCTCCGCAGGTGCTGCCGCCGTTCGGCGCCAAGCTCGGTGCCGTGACCAAGAAGTCGCTGGAGAAGCGCGGCGTCGAGGTCATCCTCGGCGGCATGGTGACCGACCTGAACGAGCGCGGCCTGACCGTGCAGTTCAAGGACGCTCCCACGCAGGAGATCCTCTCGGCGTGCAAGGTGTGGGCTGCTGGCGTCCAGGCCAACCCGCTGACCAAGACACTTGCCGAGCAGACCGGCGCCCCGCTCGACCGCGCCGGCCGCATCGGCGTCAACCCGGACCTCACCCTGCCGGGCCACCCGGAGGTCTTCGTCGTCGGCGACATGATCAGCCTCGACAACCTCCCGGGCGTCGCCCAGGTCGCGCTCCAGGGCGGCAAGTACGCCGCGAAGGCGATCGACCACAGCCTCGCCGGCAAGCCCGCGCTGCCGCCGTTCAAGTACTTCGACAAGGGCTCGATGGCCACCATCTCGCGCTTCAGCGCCGTGGTGAAGATCGGCAAGTTCACGCTCAGCGGCGTGATCGCCTGGTTCATGTGGCTGGCCGTCCACCTGGCCTACATGACCGGCTACCGCAACCGGGTCTACGCGCTCGGCCACTGGCTGACCAGCTTCCTCGGCCGCGGCCGCTCGGAGCGCGTCACCACGGAGCAGCAGATCTTCGCGCGCCGGGCGATCAAGAGGCTCGAGGGCGGCACCGCCGCCGTGGCCTCGTCGCCGGACGACTGGAACCAGGTCCGGGCCTCGCTCGAGGAGCAGGCGCTCCTCGAGGCCGAGCTCACCGACAAGGGCAAGCGCGGCGTCCACCAGGACGCTCGCTGA
- a CDS encoding YibE/F family protein, whose translation MASVATATVPRRALLIALAVTFAATVVGLFVLWPEGPRPTSEYAADGVTFPHAEVLSLGPSCPVTTDGSAPRVEGCGKVTVELAGGEQVTVGVPPGVPDSGLRKGDTVELLRIPGEPGGDPIYAWSGTLRGHSLAVLAVAFVLVVGLVAGLRGLLAILGLGFAGAVIWWFMLPALLAGSPAPAVALVASSTIMIVVLYLAHGLTMRTSAALGGTMIGVLITAGIGWWAVGASRLGGVADEAGEILRTQAPQLDFRGLLIAAIIIAGLGVLNDVTITQSSAVWELRAVSPDATRRELYTSAMRIGRDHIASTIYTIVFAYAGTALVILILVSLYDRTLLERLVDEGFGEEIVRTLASAIGLVLAVPVTTAIAVAVVQSPRRDRPEGRRIRR comes from the coding sequence GTGGCCTCCGTGGCTACCGCGACAGTGCCGCGCCGGGCGCTGCTGATCGCGCTCGCAGTGACCTTCGCGGCCACGGTGGTCGGACTGTTCGTCCTCTGGCCCGAAGGTCCGCGCCCGACCTCGGAGTACGCCGCCGATGGCGTGACCTTCCCGCACGCCGAGGTGCTCTCGCTCGGACCGAGCTGTCCGGTCACCACTGACGGTTCGGCTCCGCGGGTGGAGGGCTGCGGCAAGGTGACCGTGGAGCTCGCCGGTGGCGAGCAGGTCACCGTGGGGGTCCCGCCGGGCGTCCCCGACTCCGGGCTCCGCAAGGGTGACACCGTCGAGCTGCTCCGGATCCCCGGAGAGCCAGGCGGCGATCCGATCTATGCCTGGTCCGGCACGCTACGCGGCCACTCGCTGGCCGTCCTCGCGGTGGCATTCGTCCTCGTGGTCGGCCTGGTCGCCGGGCTCCGCGGCCTGCTCGCGATCCTCGGCCTCGGCTTCGCCGGAGCCGTGATCTGGTGGTTCATGCTGCCCGCGCTGCTCGCTGGCTCCCCGGCTCCGGCGGTGGCACTCGTCGCCTCGAGCACGATCATGATCGTGGTGCTGTACCTCGCCCATGGCCTGACCATGCGCACCAGTGCTGCCCTCGGCGGCACCATGATCGGCGTACTCATCACCGCCGGCATCGGCTGGTGGGCCGTCGGCGCGAGCCGCCTGGGCGGAGTCGCCGACGAGGCGGGGGAGATCCTCCGGACCCAGGCGCCGCAGCTCGACTTCCGCGGCCTGTTGATCGCCGCGATCATCATCGCCGGGCTGGGTGTGCTGAACGATGTCACGATCACGCAGAGCTCAGCGGTCTGGGAGCTCCGAGCGGTGAGCCCCGATGCGACCCGGCGCGAGCTCTACACGAGTGCCATGCGCATCGGACGCGACCACATCGCCTCCACCATCTACACCATCGTCTTCGCGTACGCCGGCACGGCGCTGGTCATCCTCATCCTCGTGTCGCTCTACGACCGGACGCTCCTGGAACGGCTCGTCGACGAGGGCTTCGGCGAGGAGATCGTGCGCACGCTCGCGTCCGCGATCGGCTTGGTGCTCGCTGTTCCGGTGACGACGGCGATTGCTGTGGCCGTTGTCCAGAGTCCACGCCGCGACCGTCCTGAAGGACGCCGGATCCGCCGCTGA
- the crcB gene encoding fluoride efflux transporter CrcB: protein MSLLAAASLGGMIGALLRWSLGEVVPDSSGFPWTTLAINVTGCFMLALLPAAGWVRQHPALPVFLGTGVLGGYTTLSTYAEQGRALLASGRQGEALAYLAGTLIACVLAVRLAHHWSTRADQAEFEAEEGNE, encoded by the coding sequence GTGTCGCTGCTCGCCGCAGCCTCGCTCGGAGGCATGATCGGCGCGCTCCTGCGCTGGTCACTCGGAGAGGTCGTCCCGGACTCGTCGGGGTTTCCCTGGACCACCCTCGCGATCAACGTGACCGGCTGCTTCATGCTGGCACTGCTCCCCGCAGCTGGGTGGGTGCGCCAGCACCCGGCGTTGCCCGTCTTCCTCGGCACCGGCGTCCTCGGCGGCTACACCACGCTGTCGACGTACGCCGAGCAGGGGCGGGCCCTCCTGGCTTCCGGTCGGCAGGGTGAGGCGCTCGCCTATCTGGCGGGCACCCTGATCGCCTGCGTGCTCGCGGTCCGGCTGGCCCACCACTGGTCGACGCGCGCAGATCAGGCCGAGTTCGAGGCTGAGGAGGGCAACGAATGA
- a CDS encoding SCO7613 C-terminal domain-containing membrane protein produces MFQYADRTACPRCRATLPPLSRSCASCEADLTTTAAYDVFLALQRVDELVDRLHDVAPVVAPVVAPQAEPALQPAAAAPQVIAAFTAPDATPTGEIPPVPPLPPFRSSVPRAGAPRTILSGLTVPKILLGLGALCLVVAALVFLVVAWQDLGVAGRTLVLVAFTLIATGLAGWSARNGLRAGAESLTVVALGLLLLDLAGARTSGWFGDLGEAGFAVLAGTVIAAVSVAGAVAARRTREPKLVSAEIAAVLGLLAVDAGLGGVVGDDWTATAVWATSALAASGVAAALTATARLRISAIGIAGLAGVSWLVLALTGLGRLIEHPSWAELGDGFRIWPLLLAAAVAGAAATAPPLPLPARVAGAASAVLLLSTIPVGPVTDASGHAVALALAGLVAVHAAAAWRLALPWTWVTAVPTALAGGYLGLAATGVAGFAMTRVLDHGLWTGTTRTVADHGDLAEAWAFVLPLTVAAAVFAGSTLLRCVDVAPTRLLLPGIAATVAAAAIAPVLHGVPLAAVAATLVAGTAALVALALRSTESVERIVCWSIACVTGILALGAALVDDGTTVAVLAVLVAALVAAELRGPETFREVGRWSLPLAAAALVWSVASLSEQPLEWRATPVIVVLAALALLRPADGHEASGFGAGLAATLASAAPLFEADATGDQRLLAAHLAAIAAVAGTISLLRSRDLAGLAALAVFPLAVLAAWPDRLTATLVLALFTGFALALDVRRVGGALPVWQIARITAPLAGGGLLWTVTQLAVEQGLGVDRPWTALPVVLAMGAVVLRWPSYDRDSAAGIAATLAVLAATFGPTTIATDALACYLALAAITCTASALMHRDRTPLAWGGIGLFAVAAVVAVEHPWLQLGLLATLTATCVLHELRDDEDLARAGRMLAPLAGAGLLWVGTGLTDVPALARAIPVVVVLGALAVWRAEPEREIPSAAAAALAAMASLTGPLGPDQTWLALYLTLGGVATTASSLLHESRRRLAWAGLALFSLAQWLRLEEIGVDTVEAYTLPLAVVLLVVGTRALLTGDRSSLRTQGAGLGLAVVPTLLQVLVEPLGLRAVLLGVGSLVLIGVGIRQRWAAPLLAGGGAIAVLVLRQATHASVLPQWALIGLAGVVLTFVGLTWERRLADVRRAADYVRGLR; encoded by the coding sequence ATGTTCCAGTACGCCGACCGCACGGCCTGCCCCCGCTGCCGCGCCACGCTGCCGCCGCTCTCGAGGAGCTGCGCGTCGTGCGAGGCCGACCTCACCACGACCGCGGCGTACGACGTGTTCCTGGCGCTGCAGAGGGTGGACGAGCTCGTCGACCGGCTGCACGACGTCGCGCCAGTCGTCGCGCCTGTCGTCGCGCCCCAGGCAGAGCCGGCGCTCCAGCCCGCCGCTGCCGCCCCACAAGTGATCGCTGCCTTCACCGCTCCCGACGCGACCCCCACCGGGGAGATCCCTCCGGTCCCGCCGCTGCCGCCCTTCCGGTCGTCGGTCCCCCGCGCAGGGGCACCCCGCACGATCCTGAGCGGCCTGACCGTGCCGAAGATCCTGCTGGGCCTGGGGGCACTCTGCCTGGTCGTCGCGGCACTGGTCTTCCTCGTCGTGGCCTGGCAGGACCTCGGCGTCGCCGGACGCACCCTGGTCCTCGTCGCGTTCACACTGATCGCGACCGGCCTCGCTGGCTGGAGCGCGCGCAACGGGCTGCGGGCAGGCGCCGAGTCGCTGACGGTCGTGGCCCTCGGCCTGCTGCTCCTCGACCTCGCTGGTGCGCGGACGTCCGGCTGGTTCGGTGACCTGGGCGAGGCCGGGTTCGCGGTCCTGGCCGGCACGGTCATCGCAGCAGTTTCGGTCGCCGGAGCAGTCGCCGCGCGGCGTACCCGGGAGCCGAAGCTCGTGAGCGCCGAGATCGCCGCCGTCCTCGGACTTCTCGCGGTGGACGCCGGACTGGGCGGTGTCGTCGGCGACGACTGGACCGCCACGGCAGTGTGGGCGACTTCAGCGCTCGCCGCGAGCGGAGTCGCCGCGGCCCTCACCGCCACAGCACGTCTCCGGATCAGCGCGATCGGCATCGCAGGACTTGCCGGAGTCTCCTGGCTGGTCCTGGCCCTGACCGGGCTCGGCCGGCTGATCGAGCACCCCTCGTGGGCCGAGCTCGGTGACGGCTTCCGGATCTGGCCGCTCCTGCTCGCCGCTGCCGTCGCAGGCGCAGCAGCCACCGCGCCCCCACTCCCGTTGCCGGCGCGCGTCGCGGGCGCCGCGAGCGCGGTCCTGCTGCTCTCGACGATCCCGGTCGGGCCCGTCACCGACGCCTCCGGTCACGCAGTCGCCCTGGCGCTCGCCGGCCTCGTCGCGGTGCACGCCGCCGCGGCCTGGCGCCTGGCGCTTCCCTGGACCTGGGTGACCGCGGTCCCGACCGCACTCGCCGGCGGGTACCTCGGACTCGCGGCCACCGGCGTTGCCGGCTTCGCCATGACCCGGGTGCTCGACCACGGTCTGTGGACCGGCACGACCCGCACCGTCGCGGATCACGGTGACCTCGCGGAGGCCTGGGCGTTCGTGCTGCCGCTCACGGTCGCGGCCGCCGTCTTCGCCGGCTCGACCCTGCTCCGCTGCGTCGACGTGGCGCCCACCCGCCTCCTCCTCCCGGGCATCGCGGCCACGGTCGCCGCGGCAGCCATCGCTCCCGTACTGCACGGCGTCCCTCTCGCTGCAGTGGCCGCCACCCTCGTCGCGGGCACCGCGGCCCTGGTCGCACTCGCTCTCCGGAGCACCGAATCGGTCGAGCGCATCGTCTGCTGGTCGATCGCCTGCGTCACCGGGATCCTCGCCCTCGGCGCCGCACTGGTGGACGACGGCACGACTGTTGCGGTGCTGGCCGTGCTCGTCGCCGCCCTCGTCGCAGCTGAGCTCCGGGGTCCGGAGACATTCCGCGAGGTGGGCCGCTGGTCGCTCCCTCTCGCGGCGGCCGCCCTCGTCTGGTCCGTCGCCTCCCTGTCGGAGCAGCCACTCGAGTGGCGCGCGACGCCCGTCATCGTCGTACTCGCCGCCCTGGCCCTGCTCCGTCCCGCTGACGGGCACGAGGCCTCCGGCTTCGGCGCCGGCCTGGCCGCGACCCTAGCCTCGGCGGCACCCCTCTTCGAGGCCGACGCGACCGGCGACCAGCGCCTGCTCGCGGCCCACCTGGCCGCGATCGCGGCCGTCGCAGGCACCATCTCCCTCCTCCGCTCGCGCGACCTGGCGGGGTTGGCCGCCCTCGCCGTCTTCCCGCTCGCCGTGCTGGCCGCCTGGCCCGACCGGCTCACCGCAACGCTGGTCCTCGCCCTGTTCACGGGCTTCGCCCTCGCCCTCGACGTACGCCGCGTGGGCGGCGCCCTGCCCGTCTGGCAGATCGCCCGGATCACTGCGCCCCTGGCGGGCGGCGGTCTGCTCTGGACCGTCACGCAGCTCGCCGTGGAACAGGGCCTCGGCGTCGACCGCCCGTGGACGGCGCTCCCGGTGGTGCTGGCGATGGGTGCCGTGGTGCTCCGCTGGCCGTCCTACGACCGGGACAGCGCCGCCGGCATCGCCGCCACCCTTGCGGTCCTCGCCGCCACGTTCGGGCCGACCACGATCGCCACGGACGCCCTGGCCTGCTACCTCGCGCTCGCGGCGATCACCTGCACCGCCTCTGCCCTGATGCACCGCGATCGCACACCGCTGGCCTGGGGCGGGATCGGCCTGTTCGCGGTTGCTGCCGTCGTCGCGGTCGAGCACCCCTGGCTGCAGCTCGGCCTCCTGGCGACGCTCACTGCCACCTGCGTCCTGCACGAGCTGCGCGACGACGAGGACCTCGCCCGCGCCGGCCGCATGCTCGCTCCCCTCGCCGGCGCCGGACTGCTCTGGGTAGGCACCGGTCTCACCGATGTCCCCGCTCTGGCACGTGCGATCCCGGTCGTCGTCGTGCTCGGTGCCCTCGCCGTGTGGCGGGCAGAACCCGAGCGGGAGATCCCGTCCGCAGCAGCCGCAGCCCTCGCCGCCATGGCCAGCCTCACCGGCCCGCTCGGTCCCGACCAGACCTGGCTCGCGCTGTACCTGACCCTGGGCGGCGTCGCGACGACCGCCTCCTCACTCCTCCACGAGAGCCGTCGCCGCCTCGCCTGGGCCGGTCTCGCGCTGTTCTCACTGGCCCAGTGGCTGCGGCTCGAGGAGATCGGCGTCGACACGGTCGAGGCCTACACGCTCCCGCTCGCGGTCGTGCTCCTCGTCGTCGGCACCCGAGCGCTGCTCACCGGCGACCGGAGCAGCCTGCGGACCCAGGGTGCAGGACTCGGCCTGGCCGTGGTCCCGACGCTGCTGCAGGTGCTCGTGGAGCCGCTGGGCCTGCGGGCCGTGCTGCTCGGCGTCGGTTCCCTGGTGCTGATCGGCGTGGGCATCCGGCAACGCTGGGCAGCGCCGTTGCTCGCCGGCGGCGGCGCCATCGCCGTACTCGTCCTGCGGCAGGCCACCCACGCCTCCGTGCTCCCCCAGTGGGCGCTGATCGGGCTCGCAGGCGTCGTCCTCACCTTCGTCGGCCTCACCTGGGAGCGCCGCCTCGCCGACGTACGCCGCGCAGCTGACTACGTGCGCGGCCTGCGCTGA
- a CDS encoding ATP-binding protein, with the protein MPLNQEAMALQSGLRSVMDARRWVATACRAIGREDLLEAAEMGTAELVANALIHARPPIHVRMRGTREHPRVEVFDGSHQPPAPNLRMTEDDELLSTIGRGLGLVAMCATAWGAEIQRTGKVVWFEPAAQIAEQPEVEGDLFEPDAIESRRMVTEGQRVVLLELPTQIYADFQRHYQELRRELRLLALAHGDAYPLATSLSSAFRAFDDDLSRAQGMADLDIALEDGDEQVDVELLVTTTTASNSARMIDMLELADAFCRSERLLSLATPAEQKAFQRWFLGEFVRQAAGELPESWSARPRNSAVPRFAPGRP; encoded by the coding sequence GTGCCGCTCAACCAGGAAGCCATGGCCCTCCAATCCGGCCTGCGCTCCGTCATGGATGCGCGTCGCTGGGTTGCGACCGCATGCCGTGCGATCGGTCGCGAAGACCTCCTCGAGGCCGCCGAGATGGGCACTGCGGAGCTGGTCGCCAACGCCCTCATCCATGCGCGTCCGCCGATCCACGTGCGCATGCGCGGCACCCGCGAGCACCCGCGCGTCGAGGTCTTCGACGGATCGCACCAGCCACCGGCACCCAACCTCCGCATGACCGAGGACGACGAGCTGCTCTCGACCATTGGCCGCGGCCTCGGCCTGGTGGCGATGTGCGCGACCGCGTGGGGCGCCGAGATCCAGCGCACCGGCAAGGTGGTCTGGTTCGAGCCAGCCGCCCAGATAGCCGAGCAGCCCGAGGTCGAGGGAGATCTGTTCGAGCCCGACGCCATCGAGTCCCGACGCATGGTGACCGAGGGTCAACGCGTCGTACTCCTCGAGCTGCCGACGCAGATCTATGCCGACTTCCAGCGCCACTACCAGGAGCTCCGTCGCGAGCTGCGGCTCCTGGCCCTGGCCCATGGCGACGCATACCCACTGGCCACGAGCCTCTCCTCGGCGTTCCGCGCCTTCGATGACGACCTGAGCCGGGCGCAGGGCATGGCCGACCTCGACATCGCGCTCGAGGACGGCGACGAGCAGGTCGACGTCGAGCTCCTGGTCACCACCACCACGGCCAGCAACTCCGCGCGGATGATCGACATGCTGGAGCTGGCCGATGCGTTCTGCCGCTCCGAGCGGCTGCTGTCACTGGCAACGCCTGCAGAGCAGAAGGCGTTCCAGCGCTGGTTCCTCGGCGAGTTCGTCCGCCAGGCAGCGGGCGAGCTGCCCGAGTCATGGAGCGCGCGCCCGCGCAACTCTGCTGTCCCGCGCTTCGCCCCCGGACGTCCGTGA
- a CDS encoding CrcB family protein, with protein MTALLVALGAGVGAPLRFLAGHYLDGRYPLGTFLVNIAGSFLLGLFSGMSLSGHEAALLGTGFCGAFTTYSALAVKSVELGRLAGTTYAVGTALAALAAACAGYAAA; from the coding sequence ATGACCGCGCTGCTCGTTGCGCTGGGCGCAGGCGTCGGCGCGCCACTGCGCTTCCTCGCGGGCCACTATCTCGACGGGCGATACCCGCTCGGCACGTTCCTCGTGAACATCGCCGGCTCGTTCCTCCTCGGCCTGTTCAGCGGCATGTCGCTTTCCGGGCACGAGGCAGCGCTTCTGGGCACCGGGTTCTGCGGCGCGTTCACGACGTACTCCGCGCTCGCCGTGAAGAGCGTGGAACTCGGCCGCCTCGCCGGCACGACGTACGCCGTCGGCACGGCGCTCGCGGCCCTCGCCGCCGCCTGCGCTGGCTACGCCGCCGCCTGA
- a CDS encoding metallopeptidase family protein, translated as MPIEMTPERFDALVDEALDGIPQELASLVHNVVVLVEAQAPADDPDLLGLYDGVALTDRSLQDSFELPDRIFVFRDNLLDMCDSEQEVADEVRITVVHEIAHHFGIDDDRLHDLGWG; from the coding sequence GTGCCGATCGAGATGACCCCCGAGCGATTCGACGCCCTGGTCGATGAGGCGCTCGACGGGATCCCGCAGGAGCTGGCCTCGCTGGTCCACAACGTCGTGGTCCTGGTCGAAGCGCAAGCGCCGGCTGACGATCCGGACCTCCTCGGCCTGTACGACGGTGTCGCGCTCACCGATCGCAGCCTCCAGGACTCCTTCGAGCTGCCCGACCGGATCTTCGTCTTCCGTGACAATCTGCTGGACATGTGCGACTCCGAGCAAGAGGTCGCTGACGAGGTCCGGATCACCGTCGTCCACGAGATCGCGCACCACTTTGGCATCGACGATGATCGGCTCCACGACCTCGGCTGGGGATAA